One Oncorhynchus keta strain PuntledgeMale-10-30-2019 chromosome 22, Oket_V2, whole genome shotgun sequence DNA window includes the following coding sequences:
- the LOC127910575 gene encoding uncharacterized protein LOC127910575 yields the protein MHARRSIRLARSDFRVRAKVVIQPGGVVPRLRTRASVLPHSPVHPVPPPLTRPPVGLPSLVGPVAAPRTRLSLRLLPPGSPACLALPVSPSSQELPEPNVSQEQPEPPVSQELPESPARPALPESPVYSGPAARVPGPRSAARVAAPKAPPKWSRVHVPCQSRHRHRGQMPTQTLPYRFRFCGRSPHLWGRGAAGYRCL from the coding sequence GGTCAGGGCTAAAgtggtcatccagcctggaggagtggtgccaaggctgcgcaccagagcttcagtgctcccccacagcccggtccatccggtgcctcctccactcaccaggcctcctgtaggtctccccagccttgtgggtcctgtggcagccccacgcaccaggctgtctctccgtctcctccctccaggttctcccgcctgtctggcgcttCCAGTGTCTCCctccagtcaggagctgccggagccgaaCGTCAGTCAGGAGcagccggagccgcccgtcagtcaggagctgccggagtctcccgcccgtccggcgctgccggagtctcccgtctattCGGGGCCCGCTGCAAGGGTCCCCGGTCCGAGGTCAGCGGCGAGGGTTGCCGCTCCGAAGGCGCCACCTAAGTGGAGTAGGGTCCACGTCCcgtgccagagccgccaccgccaccgcggacagatgcccacccagaccctcccctataggtttaggttttgcggccggagtccgcacctttgggggaggggagcagctggctatcgttgtctctga